One genomic segment of Calditrichota bacterium includes these proteins:
- a CDS encoding TolC family protein, protein MPKHFLCWPLLLGVACLFSPILDSHSVSRAATLAEFFSAADQTSPRLLEAHLEVARIRALHSEQRALPNPTLFGSNEELGNDDASVQERTFGVRQELGFLWTMRAQKSSSSAAIAAAEAKYHSERSAAYSELLTQLLRVQHVYQSLQLSDSLEQHYSGILTANEAREREGDISGYDAQRVRFESIAVSNRRAQLHAAWNELIAELKKNTGLDESQLLSVDVKSLFGLTFSSEDEAVTYAKFHALELSFLQANEKAAQQELAAQKLRRLPNFAVGVGHKSTDHDESGLLIEAELELPLFSRRNPAVQLARAERNNARQLNANAQSQWSDLVGDAYARWQSLERQTKSAPALEELVAHVNAAQSLYLNGETGYLELLDAFKSSEEILSAAQELALAHMQADLRLRQLTGYPILEDK, encoded by the coding sequence ATGCCTAAGCATTTTCTTTGCTGGCCACTCCTGTTGGGAGTGGCTTGTTTGTTTTCCCCAATTCTTGACTCACACTCTGTAAGCCGGGCCGCGACGCTGGCAGAATTTTTCTCAGCGGCGGACCAAACTTCGCCGCGGCTTTTGGAAGCGCATCTCGAAGTCGCGAGAATTCGTGCGCTTCACAGTGAGCAGCGCGCTCTTCCCAACCCGACTCTTTTTGGTTCCAACGAAGAACTCGGGAACGATGATGCGTCGGTACAAGAGCGCACATTCGGTGTTCGGCAAGAACTCGGATTCCTGTGGACGATGCGTGCCCAAAAATCATCTTCATCTGCCGCGATTGCCGCTGCTGAAGCGAAATATCATAGTGAACGCAGTGCAGCGTATTCGGAGCTGCTGACTCAACTCCTGCGAGTGCAGCACGTATACCAAAGTCTGCAACTCTCGGACTCCCTTGAGCAACACTATTCCGGAATCCTCACCGCCAACGAAGCCCGCGAACGCGAAGGCGATATTTCAGGATACGACGCCCAGCGTGTCCGCTTCGAATCCATTGCCGTTTCCAACCGGCGAGCTCAACTGCATGCCGCTTGGAATGAACTCATCGCAGAACTCAAAAAAAACACTGGACTCGATGAATCACAACTGTTGTCAGTGGATGTGAAGTCTTTGTTCGGGTTGACCTTCTCAAGTGAAGACGAAGCGGTGACATATGCCAAGTTCCACGCGCTCGAATTGAGTTTCTTGCAGGCGAATGAAAAAGCCGCTCAGCAAGAGTTAGCTGCTCAAAAACTGCGAAGGCTGCCGAACTTCGCCGTCGGAGTGGGACACAAATCAACCGATCATGACGAATCCGGTTTGTTGATCGAGGCGGAACTTGAGCTGCCGCTGTTTAGCCGAAGAAACCCGGCGGTGCAATTGGCTCGCGCCGAGCGGAACAACGCGCGCCAGCTCAACGCGAACGCGCAATCGCAATGGTCAGACTTGGTCGGCGATGCCTACGCTCGTTGGCAATCTCTTGAACGCCAAACGAAATCTGCCCCGGCACTTGAAGAGCTTGTTGCACACGTGAACGCGGCACAATCGCTCTATCTAAACGGTGAAACAGGTTATCTTGAACTCCTGGATGCGTTCAAATCGAGTGAAGAAATCCTGAGTGCCGCACAAGAGCTTGCGCTGGCGCACATGCAGGCCGATTTGCGCCTGCGTCAACTCACCGGTTATCCCATTCTTGAGGACAAGTAA
- a CDS encoding efflux RND transporter permease subunit, with product MFDFMIKQSLTKRFHVLLAALVLLIGGTYVALQMPIDIFPDLTAPTVTVMADVHGFAPEEIESLVAFPIESSMNGATGVRRVRSSISTGMAIIWVEFNWGTDILQARQVVTERLQSMMSSLPPGMEPPILAPISSIMGEVMLISVQSDSLLPMDLRSYSDNILRKRLLAIPGVAQVIPIGMQVKQYQIVVKPEKLLAYNVSLEEVVEAAKLSSENTTGGYLLEGGREHLIRGIGRVESVDDIGRTVVTTRNGVPILIDQVADVKVDGSVALGNASVDGTDAVILSVQKQPGANTLELTKRIETAAVELQRLAPADVKVRADVFRQANFIEVAVRNVMNALRDGAILVTIILLLFLGNVRTTFISLMAIPISLVVAVIALKLMGSSVNTMTLGGLAIAIGLLVDDAIIDVENVFRRLRLNALKPASEKRSVFEVIYRASLEVRKPIVVATLIIIAVFAPLFFLSGVEGRLLQPLGASFIISILASLFVAVTVVPALSYYLLGKLKSNQIEHESLVVRKLKQVYKPTVDFALKNASTVITVSVFLLVGSVVLYSRFGQAFLPEFNEGSLTVISVSPPGTSLAESNEIGEMIEQIVLSQPGVAGVARRTGRGEMDEHALGSNATEMECRLEPDIDKEHLLEQLRTHLAMVPGTFISIGQPISHRIDHMLSGTQAAIAVKLYGEDLTELRNSAELIKKEMEQIEGIVDLSVEPQIEVPQLRIKMNREAMSQYGVKPVELAEAVETAYNGTVVGRVMEGQFAYEMIVRYDPSAKADTAAIVRTPFHTPTGHFVMLRDLAYVYSATGPSMISRENVSRKIVIQSNVAGRSLGDVVGDVQSRVAANVNLPDGYYVSYGGQFESAESAGKVIGILTVLAILVIIILLFTEFGNLRDALLVMVNLPLALIGGVAAIGITDGIVSIASMVGFVTLFGIAARNGILLISHYHHLMEEEGVSFREAIVQGSIERMSPILMTALCAGLALIPLALGGGQPGKEIETPMAIVILGGLISSTALNMVVVPALYLKFGRKRKLVTNR from the coding sequence ATGTTTGATTTTATGATTAAGCAATCGCTCACAAAGCGGTTTCACGTCTTGCTTGCGGCGCTCGTTTTGCTGATCGGGGGAACCTACGTCGCTCTGCAAATGCCGATTGATATTTTCCCGGATCTCACCGCACCTACGGTCACGGTCATGGCCGACGTGCACGGATTTGCTCCGGAAGAAATCGAGAGCCTCGTGGCCTTTCCCATCGAATCGTCCATGAATGGTGCCACCGGAGTGCGCCGCGTTCGCTCGTCGATATCCACGGGCATGGCCATCATCTGGGTCGAATTTAATTGGGGAACGGACATATTACAAGCGAGGCAGGTGGTCACGGAAAGACTGCAATCAATGATGAGCAGTCTTCCGCCCGGCATGGAACCGCCGATACTTGCTCCGATCTCGTCCATCATGGGCGAGGTGATGCTGATTAGCGTACAGAGTGACTCGCTGCTCCCGATGGATCTGCGCTCGTACTCAGATAACATCCTGCGCAAAAGACTGCTTGCGATACCCGGCGTTGCGCAGGTGATACCGATTGGTATGCAGGTAAAGCAATACCAAATTGTCGTCAAACCGGAAAAACTGCTGGCCTACAATGTTTCGCTTGAAGAAGTAGTTGAGGCAGCGAAGCTATCGAGCGAAAACACGACCGGCGGCTATCTGCTCGAAGGCGGACGCGAACATTTGATTCGTGGAATCGGCCGCGTTGAGTCGGTCGACGACATCGGCCGCACGGTTGTAACCACACGCAACGGAGTGCCGATCCTGATTGATCAAGTGGCTGATGTGAAAGTGGATGGCAGCGTGGCTCTGGGAAACGCTTCCGTCGACGGAACAGACGCGGTCATTCTGTCCGTACAGAAACAGCCCGGCGCCAACACGCTCGAGCTAACCAAACGTATCGAGACTGCGGCCGTAGAGCTGCAGCGGCTCGCTCCAGCGGATGTAAAAGTTCGCGCCGATGTCTTCAGACAGGCGAATTTCATCGAAGTAGCCGTCCGCAACGTGATGAACGCGCTGCGCGACGGCGCGATCTTAGTGACGATAATTCTGCTCCTCTTTCTCGGCAACGTGCGCACGACGTTCATCAGTCTGATGGCGATCCCGATTTCTCTGGTCGTCGCCGTGATCGCGTTGAAATTAATGGGAAGTTCGGTCAATACCATGACGCTCGGCGGTTTGGCAATTGCCATCGGACTGCTGGTGGATGACGCCATCATTGACGTCGAAAACGTATTTCGAAGACTCCGGTTGAACGCTCTAAAGCCCGCAAGTGAGAAACGCTCTGTCTTTGAAGTGATTTATCGCGCTTCGTTGGAAGTTCGAAAACCGATTGTTGTGGCGACGTTAATTATCATCGCGGTATTCGCGCCGCTCTTCTTTCTGTCCGGTGTGGAGGGACGCCTTCTCCAACCGCTCGGCGCGTCGTTCATCATTTCGATTCTCGCCTCGCTCTTTGTCGCCGTGACAGTCGTACCGGCGTTGTCGTACTATCTTTTGGGCAAGCTGAAATCGAACCAGATTGAACACGAATCATTAGTCGTACGAAAGCTGAAACAGGTTTACAAGCCAACAGTTGACTTCGCATTGAAAAATGCCTCGACCGTGATTACCGTTTCCGTTTTTCTGCTCGTTGGATCGGTGGTTCTCTACAGCCGTTTCGGTCAAGCCTTTCTGCCCGAATTCAACGAAGGGTCGCTTACGGTCATTTCAGTTTCACCACCCGGAACGTCGTTGGCCGAATCCAACGAGATCGGCGAAATGATCGAGCAAATTGTCTTGTCTCAGCCGGGCGTGGCCGGCGTTGCGCGCCGTACTGGACGTGGCGAGATGGACGAACATGCACTTGGCTCGAACGCGACCGAAATGGAATGCCGATTGGAGCCGGATATTGACAAAGAACATCTGCTGGAACAGCTTCGCACTCATTTGGCGATGGTACCCGGCACGTTCATTAGCATCGGCCAGCCGATTTCCCACCGCATTGACCACATGTTGAGCGGAACGCAAGCAGCCATCGCGGTGAAACTCTACGGCGAAGATCTGACTGAGCTCCGCAATTCGGCAGAGCTGATTAAGAAAGAAATGGAACAAATCGAAGGGATTGTGGATCTCTCCGTCGAACCGCAAATCGAAGTGCCGCAATTGCGCATCAAAATGAACCGCGAAGCAATGAGTCAATACGGTGTTAAACCCGTGGAACTTGCCGAAGCGGTTGAAACAGCGTACAACGGCACAGTGGTCGGTCGCGTGATGGAAGGACAGTTTGCCTACGAAATGATTGTGCGCTACGATCCCTCGGCGAAAGCTGACACCGCAGCAATTGTTCGCACGCCGTTCCACACTCCGACGGGACATTTCGTCATGCTGCGCGATCTGGCATATGTTTATAGCGCAACCGGGCCGAGCATGATTTCGCGCGAAAATGTCAGTCGTAAAATTGTCATTCAATCCAACGTCGCGGGACGCAGTTTGGGCGACGTCGTCGGTGACGTCCAATCACGCGTCGCAGCGAACGTGAACTTGCCCGACGGTTACTATGTGTCCTACGGCGGTCAGTTTGAAAGCGCCGAAAGCGCAGGCAAGGTCATCGGAATCCTGACCGTGCTCGCAATCTTGGTAATAATCATCCTGTTGTTCACCGAGTTCGGCAACCTGCGTGACGCCTTACTCGTAATGGTGAATTTACCGTTGGCATTGATCGGCGGCGTTGCGGCGATCGGCATAACCGACGGCATCGTCTCCATTGCAAGTATGGTCGGTTTTGTGACGTTATTTGGAATCGCAGCGCGCAACGGTATCTTGCTGATTTCGCACTATCATCACCTGATGGAAGAAGAAGGTGTCTCCTTCCGCGAAGCGATTGTGCAAGGAAGTATCGAACGCATGAGTCCAATTCTGATGACTGCTCTGTGTGCGGGGCTTGCTCTGATTCCTCTGGCACTCGGCGGAGGTCAACCCGGCAAAGAGATCGAAACTCCCATGGCCATCGTAATTCTCGGCGGATTGATTTCGTCCACCGCATTGAACATGGTCGTCGTTCCGGCCCTGTATCTGAAGTTCGGGCGTAAACGAAAACTTGTGACAAACCGGTGA
- a CDS encoding efflux RND transporter periplasmic adaptor subunit translates to MKHISLSLLFAAAIIFAMGCGQHADHAHDDHAHAEESAHDDHDHNHGEEAAHDDHDHGHGEGGVVETLWHDNIEMFGEWPPFVAGQSSEAVLHFTSLLTFQPATQGPLKIEWLSGGRVIKSQVAEDVTRTGIFIVEIMPPDPGTYELTMSLATSEMSGTVRLQNVQVYSGHAPEIHEEESSEPEISFLKEQQWVLGTKTGVVERREIFDILRAPGELKPAGNKTSEVFAPFSGVLLPDYKLGAVRHGQQVRKGQALAMISPAPSSENSWLQLLGEYRLARSELSRVEKLHSEKAAPERRLEVVRQQLAIKQAQLSAALGGAELDDIDSESPHFTVRSPRDGVVALHDVAYGSYVQPGQRLFSVIDPELVWLEVHVAAADARNAADVHDANFSFIGSDQIYSTSDFDGKVIASGSVLDPVTRRVPITFELKNPGGLLTVGEFVQVEVHTSKARNALAVEKSAVLEDGGASVAFVQKGGESWVRRVVTTGAVDGPWVEILSGLNEGERVATAGAYKIKLASGSTGEVGHGHAH, encoded by the coding sequence ATGAAACATATATCTCTATCTCTTCTGTTTGCCGCTGCCATCATCTTTGCGATGGGATGCGGGCAACATGCAGATCACGCGCACGATGACCATGCGCACGCCGAGGAATCGGCACATGACGACCATGATCACAATCACGGAGAGGAAGCAGCGCACGATGATCATGATCATGGTCACGGTGAAGGCGGTGTCGTGGAAACATTGTGGCATGACAACATCGAAATGTTCGGTGAATGGCCGCCGTTTGTCGCCGGTCAGTCATCAGAAGCGGTGCTCCACTTCACGAGCCTTTTGACCTTTCAACCGGCCACGCAAGGACCTTTGAAGATCGAGTGGCTGAGCGGTGGTCGCGTCATCAAGAGTCAAGTCGCCGAGGATGTCACGCGCACAGGAATCTTCATCGTAGAAATCATGCCGCCTGATCCGGGCACCTATGAGTTAACCATGTCGCTCGCAACTTCTGAAATGAGCGGCACAGTGCGCCTGCAAAATGTTCAGGTCTATTCCGGACATGCGCCCGAAATCCACGAAGAAGAAAGTAGCGAGCCGGAAATATCGTTTTTGAAAGAGCAGCAGTGGGTGCTGGGAACGAAAACCGGAGTCGTCGAACGCCGCGAAATCTTTGACATCCTCCGCGCACCGGGTGAACTGAAGCCCGCAGGTAACAAGACCTCCGAAGTCTTTGCGCCATTCTCCGGTGTATTGCTGCCCGATTACAAACTGGGAGCAGTAAGACACGGTCAACAGGTGCGAAAGGGGCAAGCGCTCGCCATGATTTCGCCTGCACCAAGCTCCGAGAACAGTTGGCTGCAGCTATTGGGAGAATATCGACTCGCGCGCTCCGAGCTGAGCCGTGTGGAAAAACTCCACAGTGAAAAAGCGGCACCTGAGCGTAGACTGGAAGTAGTACGGCAGCAGCTCGCCATAAAACAAGCGCAATTAAGCGCCGCGTTAGGCGGAGCGGAACTCGATGATATAGACAGCGAATCGCCGCACTTCACGGTGCGTTCGCCGCGCGATGGAGTGGTCGCGCTTCACGATGTCGCCTACGGATCGTATGTGCAGCCCGGTCAGCGGTTGTTCAGTGTCATTGATCCCGAGCTTGTGTGGCTCGAAGTTCATGTTGCCGCCGCGGACGCGCGCAATGCCGCGGACGTGCACGATGCCAATTTCTCATTCATTGGTTCGGATCAAATCTATTCGACGTCTGATTTCGACGGCAAAGTCATTGCCTCCGGTTCAGTCTTGGATCCCGTGACTCGCAGAGTTCCGATTACGTTTGAACTCAAAAATCCCGGCGGATTGTTGACGGTCGGCGAGTTCGTCCAAGTCGAGGTCCACACGTCGAAAGCGCGCAACGCACTCGCAGTCGAAAAATCCGCTGTCTTGGAAGATGGCGGCGCATCAGTCGCATTTGTACAGAAGGGCGGCGAGTCGTGGGTGCGCCGTGTCGTAACCACCGGCGCCGTTGATGGTCCGTGGGTGGAGATTTTGTCTGGACTGAATGAAGGCGAGCGTGTCGCCACGGCGGGCGCGTACAAAATCAAACTTGCATCGGGCAGTACCGGCGAAGTCGGTCACGGCCACGCACATTGA
- a CDS encoding DUF1611 domain-containing protein has product MIFNYDGNAIVYCEGAFNTTNGKTAHGLVRFTRRFDVHSVVDSRYAGKDALEVLDGKKSGIKIFESAYDAAAAAREDGKPPTHFVVGLAPDGGRLSGEAREAVRQAIEMKLNIVCGLHDYLTEDPIMMDLALGRGVTITDVRKPPSVDALHFFEGKIEQVESFKVAVLGTDSAVGKRTTAWRVVFGLTDKEHTSELIGTGQTAWLQGARYGCIMDSLVNDFVAGEIEHAVWSAWNEQRPEFIIIEGQGSLLNPAYPGGFEILAAGRPDVVILQHAPMRKEYDGFPGYKLHDLKRQIEAIQLISDKPVVAITVNHEEIPTDKIDAVCSEIEQQYGLPTADVLIHGPAKIVDAVVQARNKMKH; this is encoded by the coding sequence ATGATTTTCAATTACGACGGCAACGCGATTGTCTATTGCGAAGGTGCCTTCAACACGACCAACGGCAAGACCGCGCACGGGCTCGTGAGATTTACCCGCAGGTTTGACGTGCATTCCGTAGTCGATTCCCGCTATGCCGGAAAGGACGCTCTTGAAGTTCTCGACGGAAAAAAATCTGGAATCAAAATCTTTGAGTCCGCGTACGATGCGGCGGCGGCGGCCCGCGAAGACGGAAAACCTCCGACACATTTCGTCGTCGGACTTGCACCCGACGGCGGAAGACTTTCCGGCGAAGCCCGTGAGGCCGTGCGGCAAGCCATTGAAATGAAACTCAACATCGTCTGCGGCTTGCATGACTATCTCACCGAAGATCCCATCATGATGGATCTTGCCCTCGGGCGTGGAGTGACAATAACCGACGTGCGCAAACCCCCTTCGGTGGACGCTCTGCATTTCTTCGAAGGCAAAATAGAACAAGTCGAGTCCTTCAAGGTCGCCGTGCTCGGAACGGATTCCGCCGTCGGCAAACGTACCACCGCGTGGCGCGTCGTGTTTGGTTTGACGGACAAAGAACATACGTCAGAGTTGATCGGCACCGGTCAAACGGCCTGGCTGCAAGGCGCGCGCTACGGCTGTATCATGGATTCGCTGGTCAATGATTTTGTGGCTGGCGAAATCGAACATGCCGTCTGGAGTGCGTGGAACGAGCAGCGCCCCGAATTCATTATCATAGAAGGGCAAGGCAGTCTTTTGAATCCGGCCTATCCCGGTGGGTTCGAAATTCTCGCTGCCGGACGTCCTGACGTCGTCATCTTGCAGCACGCACCCATGCGCAAAGAGTACGACGGTTTCCCCGGTTATAAACTCCACGACTTGAAACGGCAAATTGAAGCTATTCAGCTCATTTCCGACAAACCGGTCGTCGCGATAACCGTTAACCATGAAGAAATTCCCACGGACAAAATCGACGCCGTCTGCTCTGAAATCGAACAGCAATACGGATTGCCGACGGCCGACGTCCTGATTCACGGTCCAGCAAAGATCGTGGACGCCGTGGTTCAAGCAAGAAACAAAATGAAGCACTGA
- a CDS encoding pyridoxal-phosphate dependent enzyme, whose protein sequence is MREETAEQNLEAAKSSQRSETKDQITPSSEIRPLLDGATPSTERLDPELEPAHKIAADASRSVEDRLEAFEDIFDSEVGDTSLHRARNIEKEIGIRQLFFKFEGGNPTGTQKDRIAFAQAMDAIRRGYDTITVATCGNYGAAMAFAANTAGLRCIIYVPAKFHSGRIQEMERNGAEIVRVDVDYERAVEASSSLAQQHEYYDANPGGANTAIQLKAYGEIAFEIYDSLRDAPAAIAIPVSNATTLAGVYKGFLSLYRRGKTSRIPRIIGGSSSGMNPVIHAYIKGLKTCEDLPPEKIRETQVNEPLVNWHSIDGDLALSAMYSTNGWGANATDKSMMSFAKKIKEQEGLSVLPASTAGLIALSSVPSGLLQPDRYVVLLTGRKA, encoded by the coding sequence ATGCGCGAAGAAACCGCGGAACAGAACTTGGAAGCTGCGAAAAGTAGCCAGCGCTCGGAGACAAAAGATCAAATTACGCCTTCGTCGGAGATTCGCCCGCTCTTGGACGGCGCGACTCCGTCAACAGAGCGGCTTGACCCTGAGCTGGAACCGGCGCACAAAATTGCCGCTGATGCCAGCAGGTCAGTCGAAGATCGACTGGAAGCCTTTGAAGATATTTTCGATTCGGAAGTCGGCGACACGTCCCTGCATCGTGCCCGCAACATCGAAAAAGAAATCGGTATCCGCCAACTCTTCTTCAAGTTCGAAGGCGGAAATCCCACTGGCACGCAAAAGGATCGCATCGCCTTTGCGCAAGCCATGGACGCCATTCGCCGCGGCTATGATACGATCACGGTCGCAACCTGCGGCAACTACGGCGCGGCCATGGCCTTCGCCGCTAATACCGCCGGCCTGAGGTGCATCATATATGTCCCCGCGAAGTTTCATTCCGGAAGAATTCAGGAGATGGAGCGAAATGGTGCGGAAATCGTGCGTGTCGACGTCGACTATGAAAGAGCAGTGGAAGCGTCAAGCAGCCTCGCCCAACAACATGAGTATTACGACGCGAACCCCGGCGGAGCAAATACCGCCATTCAGCTCAAGGCCTACGGTGAAATTGCCTTCGAGATCTACGACAGCTTGCGGGATGCGCCGGCGGCCATCGCCATTCCCGTTTCCAATGCCACGACGCTGGCCGGAGTTTACAAAGGGTTCCTGAGCCTCTATCGGCGTGGCAAAACCTCACGCATTCCCCGCATCATCGGCGGCTCTTCGTCCGGCATGAATCCCGTCATTCATGCCTATATAAAAGGTCTCAAAACCTGCGAGGACCTCCCACCCGAAAAAATCCGCGAGACGCAAGTCAATGAGCCGCTCGTCAATTGGCACTCCATCGACGGAGACCTGGCCCTGTCTGCCATGTATTCCACGAACGGCTGGGGAGCAAATGCGACGGATAAATCGATGATGTCATTTGCCAAAAAGATCAAAGAGCAGGAGGGCTTGAGTGTGCTGCCTGCGTCGACCGCGGGGCTTATCGCCCTCTCAAGCGTCCCCAGTGGACTCTTGCAGCCCGACAGATATGTTGTTTTGCTAACCGGGAGAAAGGCATGA
- a CDS encoding tetratricopeptide repeat protein has product MIGESRIKTIVWAVSILAIAISLFYSFGNRIGSAANPFGPYISIRPIETPKVSILRSDSSIAGLSDYVKGVNEYSKANYRAAETYFQTAVSVSPNKGDWWLILGVSQALLRKPDLALTSLQSAEQLSEEPAKSSAKWFESQCYLMQGNLAEAVKLLDGLAANGKVYSTESRELLHKLKNDFDPSAH; this is encoded by the coding sequence ATGATCGGTGAATCAAGGATCAAGACGATTGTGTGGGCTGTGTCGATCCTTGCGATCGCAATTTCACTCTTCTATTCTTTCGGCAACCGAATAGGGTCGGCGGCCAATCCCTTTGGACCGTACATAAGCATTAGGCCGATCGAAACTCCCAAAGTTAGTATTTTGAGGAGTGATTCTTCAATCGCTGGCCTTAGCGACTATGTCAAGGGGGTTAACGAATACTCAAAAGCGAACTATCGTGCCGCCGAGACCTACTTCCAAACAGCCGTCTCCGTTTCTCCGAACAAAGGTGATTGGTGGCTGATTCTTGGCGTGTCTCAAGCCCTCCTGAGAAAGCCCGATCTCGCGCTTACATCGTTGCAGTCTGCGGAACAATTGTCTGAAGAGCCTGCCAAGAGCAGTGCGAAGTGGTTCGAGTCACAGTGCTATCTGATGCAAGGAAACTTGGCCGAAGCAGTTAAACTCCTTGACGGGTTAGCAGCCAACGGCAAGGTGTATTCAACGGAATCCAGAGAGCTTCTTCACAAATTGAAAAACGATTTCGATCCTTCGGCACACTGA
- a CDS encoding DMT family transporter: MNSIRTGAYLGLAAALLFGASTPLAKSLLHEVDPGLLAGLLYLGAGFGLGGLQFGRRIVSGKRRTSEGALTKRDWPWLAGAVLAGGVVGPVLLMIGLQKTSAANASLMLNAEAVLTAVIAWTLFKENFDRRIMLGMVAIVAGAVILSWAGRPEGTSGLGELLIALACLSWAIDNNLTRNISAVDPKLTVMIKGVVAGLINCTIAISMGAKFPPLLYLLGAGLVGWLGYGVSLQLYVLALRHVGTARTGAYFSVAPFAGALISFVMFSTPLTVAYAIAAALMVLGVWLHLTEDHDHEHTHEEMWHDHKHVHDEHHQHDHEPGIDPREPHSHPHYHPVLTHKHPHYPDIHHRHSH, encoded by the coding sequence ATGAACTCTATTCGCACAGGCGCGTATCTCGGTCTGGCGGCGGCGCTCTTATTCGGCGCGTCCACACCGCTGGCAAAATCGCTGCTGCACGAAGTTGATCCCGGTCTGCTTGCAGGACTGCTTTATCTCGGCGCGGGATTTGGTTTGGGCGGATTACAGTTCGGACGAAGAATTGTTTCAGGAAAACGCCGCACTTCTGAAGGCGCTCTGACCAAGCGGGACTGGCCGTGGCTTGCAGGTGCAGTTCTTGCGGGCGGAGTAGTCGGCCCCGTATTGTTGATGATCGGTTTGCAAAAGACCTCTGCGGCCAATGCGTCTTTGATGCTGAATGCCGAAGCCGTACTGACCGCCGTAATTGCGTGGACACTGTTCAAAGAAAATTTCGACCGACGGATCATGCTCGGCATGGTTGCGATTGTAGCGGGAGCGGTGATTCTGTCGTGGGCAGGACGACCCGAAGGAACGTCGGGACTCGGCGAGTTGCTAATTGCTTTGGCCTGTCTGTCATGGGCCATTGACAACAATCTTACTCGCAATATCTCTGCTGTAGATCCCAAGTTGACCGTAATGATCAAAGGAGTTGTCGCGGGTCTCATCAATTGCACCATTGCAATATCGATGGGAGCAAAGTTTCCGCCGCTTCTTTATCTGCTCGGAGCAGGTTTGGTCGGTTGGCTTGGCTACGGCGTGAGTTTACAACTCTATGTTCTCGCATTGCGTCACGTCGGGACGGCCAGAACAGGCGCATACTTTTCAGTTGCTCCGTTCGCAGGAGCGCTAATCTCGTTTGTGATGTTCTCGACACCGTTGACTGTCGCCTATGCGATCGCCGCCGCGCTGATGGTTTTGGGAGTATGGCTGCATTTAACGGAAGACCACGACCACGAGCACACACATGAAGAAATGTGGCATGATCACAAACACGTCCACGACGAACACCATCAACACGATCACGAACCCGGCATCGATCCAAGAGAGCCGCATTCGCATCCACATTATCATCCGGTTTTGACGCACAAGCATCCGCACTATCCTGACATTCATCATCGGCATTCGCATTGA
- a CDS encoding ankyrin repeat domain-containing protein, producing MKMIITITFAGLMCLMHVPAFAQMEIFEAAKAGNIERVEELLVSQHSALDYDEQGSTLLHWAASGGQAKVAGLLISRGADVNLANKDGYTPLHNCALSGNGETAAVLLNNGATINARDKNEMTALHLCGLSNNVDVAKVLVGHGADVNDKTTTQWTPLRVAEYKGSTELIEWLKSQGANE from the coding sequence ATGAAAATGATCATAACCATAACGTTTGCGGGACTCATGTGTCTCATGCACGTGCCCGCCTTCGCGCAAATGGAAATCTTTGAAGCTGCCAAAGCCGGAAACATCGAGCGCGTGGAAGAGCTGCTCGTGTCTCAGCACTCTGCGCTGGACTACGATGAACAGGGATCAACCTTGCTGCACTGGGCGGCCAGCGGTGGACAAGCCAAAGTCGCGGGGCTGCTAATATCTCGTGGGGCCGACGTGAATCTTGCCAACAAGGATGGCTACACTCCGTTGCACAATTGCGCGCTGAGCGGAAATGGCGAAACCGCCGCGGTTCTTTTGAACAACGGCGCAACCATTAATGCTCGTGACAAAAACGAAATGACCGCCTTACACTTGTGCGGACTCAGCAACAATGTAGACGTCGCCAAGGTTCTAGTCGGTCACGGAGCCGATGTCAATGACAAGACAACTACTCAGTGGACACCGCTGCGCGTCGCCGAGTACAAGGGCAGCACAGAGCTGATCGAATGGCTAAAGTCCCAAGGCGCGAATGAATAG